The following coding sequences are from one Lycium ferocissimum isolate CSIRO_LF1 chromosome 3, AGI_CSIRO_Lferr_CH_V1, whole genome shotgun sequence window:
- the LOC132050561 gene encoding uncharacterized protein LOC132050561 isoform X1 encodes MENSPNSDDSKKVQISSDRRTRSQTLAVRKEPKKTLSLFLKKNKVYGKNHVKKSKKRKRLKNSSNLGVVVAKRRKVYDEEKEKSEDLEIGDFYVKPKKRYNPRVGAHTNVDIVNLLNEKLDAKQIQMFRETCFGHFLDLPHVVVQHQLIHHLLLKEVVEEEEDALWISIKDVSLRFGLVEFGLITGLKCTGDADKCYDSDGAGRLVDTYFSDFSELTRVPKQSLIDCFLKKRWKSDEDAVKIAVLYFIHTFLFSTVNRKQISRDEIELVESGAYETYPWGKVVFKATLESMKGKLQGKPSMYRLGGLPLAFQCWFYECCPYVNNKIAFRIDDKVPRILSWKVTKQPSFKELSRGIFNKRRDDQLKLRNISPTEFEKTTLGLPESVEIERVNEVASGDGAEVHISDEDVISALPLASWKLPKTKPDPPLKNVNWRTEFKRLSDGQSELKSEIQMLNKEFASLKDCMTASFANIFKAIESLSKKQGEKTAYEFEQLDEGNDPHDRHGDSDSSEFSASEGQENGKDSMGDKDNNEKANEGAMGDVEKANEGAMGDVDKANEVAMGDVDKANEDKANEVAMGDVDKANEGAMGDVEKANEVAMGDKENNEKANEGAMGDVEEANEGARDDVEKANEVAMGDVEKANEGAMGDVEKANEVAMGDRENNEKANEGAMGDVEDVNEGARDDVEKANDVAMGDVEKANEGTMGDVEKTNEVAMGDKENNEKENEGAMGDVEKANEGARDDVEKANGVAMGDVEKANEGAMGDQENNEKANEGAMGDVEKANEGAMGDVEKANEGARHDVEKANEGAMGDMSNNEKANEGAMGDVEKANEGATGDVEVGETPGDPVEEVERMDVSKSQILPDTCEVSDHITPEQLTKPSHPEPVPENQGDTGVEDSSKRSSNIVDNVDYSLLTEFDKWVGEGMKKQS; translated from the exons ATGGAGAATTCACCTAATTCTGATGATTCAAAAAAAGTACAAATTTCAAGTGATAGAAGAACTCGATCTCAAACACTTGCTGTTCGAAAAGAACCCAAAAAAACCCTAAGtttgttcttgaaaaaaaacaaagtatatggaaaaaatcatgtgaaaaaaagtaaaaagaggAAAAGGTTAAAGAATAGTAGTaatttgggtgttgttgttgctaAAAGGAGAAAAGTTTATGatgaagagaaggagaaaagcGAAGATTTGGAG ATTGGCGATTTTTATGTTAAACCAAAGAAGCGTTACAACCCAAGGGTTGGGGCACACACTAATGTTGATATCGTTAACTTGTTAAATGAGAAGTTGGACGCTAAGCAGATTCAGATGTTCAGGGAAACCTGCTTCGGGCATTTTCTTGATTTGCCCCATGTAGTGGTTCAGCATCAGTTGATACACCACCTATTGCTGAAGGAGGTGGTTGAGGAGGAAGAGGATGCGTTGTGGATATCAATTAAAGATGTCAGTCTGCGTTTTGGGCTTGTTGAGTTTGGTCTTATCACCGGGTTAAAGTGTACTGGCGATGCTGATAAATGCTATGATTCCGATGGAGCAGGCCGGTTAGTTGATACGTACTTTTCTGACTTTTCGGAGCTTACCAGGGTACCTAAGCAATCCTTAATTGACTGCTTCCTTAAAAAGAGATGGAAATCTGATGAGGATGCAGTCAAGATTGCTGTCCTATATTTCATACACACATTTTTGTTCTCCACTGTGAATCGTAAACAGATCTCGAGGGATGAAATTGAGCTTGTTGAGAGCGGTGCGTATGAAACGTATCCTTGGGGGAAAGTTGTCTTTAAAGCCACGCTGGAGTCTATGAAGGGTAAGTTGCAGGGGAAGCCTTCGATGTACAGGCTTGGTGGATTACCATTGGCATTCCAGTGTTGGTTTTATGAGTGTTGCCCTTATGTTAATAATAAGATTGCTTTCCGAATTGATGACAAAGTGCCCCGCATACTTAGTTGGAAAGTTACAAAGCAGCCAAGTTTTAAGGAATTGTCGCGTGGGATTTTCAATAAGAGGCGGGATGATCAG ttgaAGCTGAGGAATATATCTCCAacagaatttgagaaaacaacACTTGGTTTGCCCGAATCAGTTGAAATTGAGAGGGTTAACGAGGTAGCATCTGGAGATGGTGCTGAAGTTCATATTAGTGATGAAGACGTTATCAGTGCACTTCCTCTAGCAAGTTGGAAGCTGCCTAAAACCAAACCTGACCCCCCCTTGAAAAATGTTAACTGGAGGACCGAGTTCAAAAGACTGTCGGACGGACAGTCGGAGTTGAAGAGTGAGATTCAGATG CTCAACAAGGAGTTTGCATCGCTCAAGGACTGCATGACGGCATCctttgcaaatatttttaaagccATCGAGTCTCTGTCgaagaaacaaggagaaaagaCTGCTTACGAG ttTGAACAGCTTGATGAAGGAAATGACCCCCATGACAGACATGGCGATAGCGATTCTAGTGAGTTCAGTGCTAGTGAAGGGCAAGAGAATGGCAAGGACTCTATGGGTGACAAGGACAATAATGAGAAAGCGAATGAAG GTGCTATGGGTGATGTGGAGAAAGCGAATGAAGGTGCTATGGGTGATGTTGATAAAGCGAATGAAGTTGCTATGGGTGATGTTGATAAAGCGAATGAAGATAAAGCGAATGAAGTTGCTATGGGTGATGTTGATAAAGCGAATGAAGGTGCTATGGGTGATGTTGAGAAAGCGAATGAAGTTGCTATGGGTGACAAGGAAAATAATGAGAAAGCGAATGAAGGTGCTATGGGTGATGTTGAGGAAGCGAATGAAGGTGCTAGGGATGATGTCGAGAAAGCGAATGAAGTTGCTATGGGTGATGTTGAGAAAGCGAATGAAGGTGCTATGGGTGATGTTGAGAAAGCGAATGAAGTTGCTATGGGTGACagggaaaataatgaaaaagcAAATGAAGGTGCTATGGGTGATGTTGAGGACGTGAATGAAGGTGCTAGGGATGATGTCGAGAAAGCGAATGACGTTGCTATGGGTGATGTTGAGAAAGCGAATGAAGGTACTATGGGTGATGTTGAGAAAACGAATGAAGTTGCTATGGGTGACAAGGAAAATAATGAGAAAGAGAATGAAGGTGCTATGGGTGATGTTGAGAAAGCGAATGAAGGTGCTAGGGATGATGTTGAGAAAGCGAATGGCGTTGCTATGGGTGATGTGGAGAAAGCGAATGAAG GTGCTATGGGTGACCAGGAAAATAATGAGAAAGCGAATGAAGGTGCTATGGGTGATGTTGAGAAAGCGAATGAAGGTGCTATGGGTGATGTCGAGAAAGCGAATGAAGGTGCTAGGCATGATGTTGAGAAAGCGAATGAAGGTGCTATGGGTGACATGAGCAATAATGAGAAAGCGAATGAAGGTGCTATGGGTGATGTTGAGAAAGCGAATGAAGGTGCTACCGGTGATGTTGAGGTGGGGGAGACACCTGGAGATCCTGTGGAGGAGGTCGAAAGGATGGACGTATCCAAGTCTCAGATTCTTCCAGATACATGTGAGGTGTCAGATCACATCACACCGGAACAGTTGACAAAACCAAGCCATCCCGAACCAGTTCCTGAAAACCAAGGTGACACCGGTGTTGAAGATTCTTCCAAGAGGTCGAGcaatattgttgataatgttgaTTATAGTTTGTTGACCGAGTTTGATAAGTGGGTTGGTGAAGGGATGAAGAAACAAAGCTAG
- the LOC132050561 gene encoding uncharacterized protein LOC132050561 isoform X29: protein MGVVVAKRRKVYDEEKEKSEDLEIGDFYVKPKKRYNPRVGAHTNVDIVNLLNEKLDAKQIQMFRETCFGHFLDLPHVVVQHQLIHHLLLKEVVEEEEDALWISIKDVSLRFGLVEFGLITGLKCTGDADKCYDSDGAGRLVDTYFSDFSELTRVPKQSLIDCFLKKRWKSDEDAVKIAVLYFIHTFLFSTVNRKQISRDEIELVESGAYETYPWGKVVFKATLESMKGKLQGKPSMYRLGGLPLAFQCWFYECCPYVNNKIAFRIDDKVPRILSWKVTKQPSFKELSRGIFNKRRDDQLKLRNISPTEFEKTTLGLPESVEIERVNEVASGDGAEVHISDEDVISALPLASWKLPKTKPDPPLKNVNWRTEFKRLSDGQSELKSEIQMLNKEFASLKDCMTASFANIFKAIESLSKKQGEKTAYEFEQLDEGNDPHDRHGDSDSSEFSASEGQENGKDSMGDKDNNEKANEGAMGDVEKANEGAMGDVDKANEVAMGDVDKANEDKANEVAMGDVDKANEGAMGDVEKANEVAMGDKENNEKANEGAMGDVEEANEGARDDVEKANEVAMGDVEKANEGAMGDVEKANEVAMGDRENNEKANEGAMGDVEDVNEGARDDVEKANDVAMGDVEKANEGTMGDVEKTNEVAMGDKENNEKENEGAMGDVEKANEGARDDVEKANGVAMGDVEKANEGAMGDQENNEKANEGAMGDVEKANEGAMGDVEKANEGARHDVEKANEGAMGDMSNNEKANEGAMGDVEKANEGATGDVEVGETPGDPVEEVERMDVSKSQILPDTCEVSDHITPEQLTKPSHPEPVPENQGDTGVEDSSKRSSNIVDNVDYSLLTEFDKWVGEGMKKQS from the exons atgggtgttgttgttgctaAAAGGAGAAAAGTTTATGatgaagagaaggagaaaagcGAAGATTTGGAG ATTGGCGATTTTTATGTTAAACCAAAGAAGCGTTACAACCCAAGGGTTGGGGCACACACTAATGTTGATATCGTTAACTTGTTAAATGAGAAGTTGGACGCTAAGCAGATTCAGATGTTCAGGGAAACCTGCTTCGGGCATTTTCTTGATTTGCCCCATGTAGTGGTTCAGCATCAGTTGATACACCACCTATTGCTGAAGGAGGTGGTTGAGGAGGAAGAGGATGCGTTGTGGATATCAATTAAAGATGTCAGTCTGCGTTTTGGGCTTGTTGAGTTTGGTCTTATCACCGGGTTAAAGTGTACTGGCGATGCTGATAAATGCTATGATTCCGATGGAGCAGGCCGGTTAGTTGATACGTACTTTTCTGACTTTTCGGAGCTTACCAGGGTACCTAAGCAATCCTTAATTGACTGCTTCCTTAAAAAGAGATGGAAATCTGATGAGGATGCAGTCAAGATTGCTGTCCTATATTTCATACACACATTTTTGTTCTCCACTGTGAATCGTAAACAGATCTCGAGGGATGAAATTGAGCTTGTTGAGAGCGGTGCGTATGAAACGTATCCTTGGGGGAAAGTTGTCTTTAAAGCCACGCTGGAGTCTATGAAGGGTAAGTTGCAGGGGAAGCCTTCGATGTACAGGCTTGGTGGATTACCATTGGCATTCCAGTGTTGGTTTTATGAGTGTTGCCCTTATGTTAATAATAAGATTGCTTTCCGAATTGATGACAAAGTGCCCCGCATACTTAGTTGGAAAGTTACAAAGCAGCCAAGTTTTAAGGAATTGTCGCGTGGGATTTTCAATAAGAGGCGGGATGATCAG ttgaAGCTGAGGAATATATCTCCAacagaatttgagaaaacaacACTTGGTTTGCCCGAATCAGTTGAAATTGAGAGGGTTAACGAGGTAGCATCTGGAGATGGTGCTGAAGTTCATATTAGTGATGAAGACGTTATCAGTGCACTTCCTCTAGCAAGTTGGAAGCTGCCTAAAACCAAACCTGACCCCCCCTTGAAAAATGTTAACTGGAGGACCGAGTTCAAAAGACTGTCGGACGGACAGTCGGAGTTGAAGAGTGAGATTCAGATG CTCAACAAGGAGTTTGCATCGCTCAAGGACTGCATGACGGCATCctttgcaaatatttttaaagccATCGAGTCTCTGTCgaagaaacaaggagaaaagaCTGCTTACGAG ttTGAACAGCTTGATGAAGGAAATGACCCCCATGACAGACATGGCGATAGCGATTCTAGTGAGTTCAGTGCTAGTGAAGGGCAAGAGAATGGCAAGGACTCTATGGGTGACAAGGACAATAATGAGAAAGCGAATGAAG GTGCTATGGGTGATGTGGAGAAAGCGAATGAAGGTGCTATGGGTGATGTTGATAAAGCGAATGAAGTTGCTATGGGTGATGTTGATAAAGCGAATGAAGATAAAGCGAATGAAGTTGCTATGGGTGATGTTGATAAAGCGAATGAAGGTGCTATGGGTGATGTTGAGAAAGCGAATGAAGTTGCTATGGGTGACAAGGAAAATAATGAGAAAGCGAATGAAGGTGCTATGGGTGATGTTGAGGAAGCGAATGAAGGTGCTAGGGATGATGTCGAGAAAGCGAATGAAGTTGCTATGGGTGATGTTGAGAAAGCGAATGAAGGTGCTATGGGTGATGTTGAGAAAGCGAATGAAGTTGCTATGGGTGACagggaaaataatgaaaaagcAAATGAAGGTGCTATGGGTGATGTTGAGGACGTGAATGAAGGTGCTAGGGATGATGTCGAGAAAGCGAATGACGTTGCTATGGGTGATGTTGAGAAAGCGAATGAAGGTACTATGGGTGATGTTGAGAAAACGAATGAAGTTGCTATGGGTGACAAGGAAAATAATGAGAAAGAGAATGAAGGTGCTATGGGTGATGTTGAGAAAGCGAATGAAGGTGCTAGGGATGATGTTGAGAAAGCGAATGGCGTTGCTATGGGTGATGTGGAGAAAGCGAATGAAG GTGCTATGGGTGACCAGGAAAATAATGAGAAAGCGAATGAAGGTGCTATGGGTGATGTTGAGAAAGCGAATGAAGGTGCTATGGGTGATGTCGAGAAAGCGAATGAAGGTGCTAGGCATGATGTTGAGAAAGCGAATGAAGGTGCTATGGGTGACATGAGCAATAATGAGAAAGCGAATGAAGGTGCTATGGGTGATGTTGAGAAAGCGAATGAAGGTGCTACCGGTGATGTTGAGGTGGGGGAGACACCTGGAGATCCTGTGGAGGAGGTCGAAAGGATGGACGTATCCAAGTCTCAGATTCTTCCAGATACATGTGAGGTGTCAGATCACATCACACCGGAACAGTTGACAAAACCAAGCCATCCCGAACCAGTTCCTGAAAACCAAGGTGACACCGGTGTTGAAGATTCTTCCAAGAGGTCGAGcaatattgttgataatgttgaTTATAGTTTGTTGACCGAGTTTGATAAGTGGGTTGGTGAAGGGATGAAGAAACAAAGCTAG
- the LOC132050561 gene encoding uncharacterized protein LOC132050561 isoform X35, producing the protein MENSPNSDDSKKVQISSDRRTRSQTLAVRKEPKKTLSLFLKKNKVYGKNHVKKSKKRKRLKNSSNLGVVVAKRRKVYDEEKEKSEDLEIGDFYVKPKKRYNPRVGAHTNVDIVNLLNEKLDAKQIQMFRETCFGHFLDLPHVVVQHQLIHHLLLKEVVEEEEDALWISIKDVSLRFGLVEFGLITGLKCTGDADKCYDSDGAGRLVDTYFSDFSELTRVPKQSLIDCFLKKRWKSDEDAVKIAVLYFIHTFLFSTVNRKQISRDEIELVESGAYETYPWGKVVFKATLESMKGKLQGKPSMYRLGGLPLAFQCWFYECCPYVNNKIAFRIDDKVPRILSWKVTKQPSFKELSRGIFNKRRDDQLKLRNISPTEFEKTTLGLPESVEIERVNEVASGDGAEVHISDEDVISALPLASWKLPKTKPDPPLKNVNWRTEFKRLSDGQSELKSEIQMLNKEFASLKDCMTASFANIFKAIESLSKKQGEKTAYEFEQLDEGNDPHDRHGDSDSSEFSASEGQENGKDSMGDKDNNEKANEGAMGDVEKANEGAMGDVDKANEVAMGDVDKANEDKANEVAMGDVDKANEGAMGDVEKANEVAMGDKENNEKANEGAMGDVEEANEGARDDVEKANEVAMGDVEKANEGAMGDVEKANEVAMGDRENNEKANEGAMGDVEDVNEGARDDVEKANDVAMGDVEKANEVAMGDKENNEKENEGAMGDVEKANEGAMGDMSNNEKANEGAMGDVEKANEGATGDVEVGETPGDPVEEVERMDVSKSQILPDTCEVSDHITPEQLTKPSHPEPVPENQGDTGVEDSSKRSSNIVDNVDYSLLTEFDKWVGEGMKKQS; encoded by the exons ATGGAGAATTCACCTAATTCTGATGATTCAAAAAAAGTACAAATTTCAAGTGATAGAAGAACTCGATCTCAAACACTTGCTGTTCGAAAAGAACCCAAAAAAACCCTAAGtttgttcttgaaaaaaaacaaagtatatggaaaaaatcatgtgaaaaaaagtaaaaagaggAAAAGGTTAAAGAATAGTAGTaatttgggtgttgttgttgctaAAAGGAGAAAAGTTTATGatgaagagaaggagaaaagcGAAGATTTGGAG ATTGGCGATTTTTATGTTAAACCAAAGAAGCGTTACAACCCAAGGGTTGGGGCACACACTAATGTTGATATCGTTAACTTGTTAAATGAGAAGTTGGACGCTAAGCAGATTCAGATGTTCAGGGAAACCTGCTTCGGGCATTTTCTTGATTTGCCCCATGTAGTGGTTCAGCATCAGTTGATACACCACCTATTGCTGAAGGAGGTGGTTGAGGAGGAAGAGGATGCGTTGTGGATATCAATTAAAGATGTCAGTCTGCGTTTTGGGCTTGTTGAGTTTGGTCTTATCACCGGGTTAAAGTGTACTGGCGATGCTGATAAATGCTATGATTCCGATGGAGCAGGCCGGTTAGTTGATACGTACTTTTCTGACTTTTCGGAGCTTACCAGGGTACCTAAGCAATCCTTAATTGACTGCTTCCTTAAAAAGAGATGGAAATCTGATGAGGATGCAGTCAAGATTGCTGTCCTATATTTCATACACACATTTTTGTTCTCCACTGTGAATCGTAAACAGATCTCGAGGGATGAAATTGAGCTTGTTGAGAGCGGTGCGTATGAAACGTATCCTTGGGGGAAAGTTGTCTTTAAAGCCACGCTGGAGTCTATGAAGGGTAAGTTGCAGGGGAAGCCTTCGATGTACAGGCTTGGTGGATTACCATTGGCATTCCAGTGTTGGTTTTATGAGTGTTGCCCTTATGTTAATAATAAGATTGCTTTCCGAATTGATGACAAAGTGCCCCGCATACTTAGTTGGAAAGTTACAAAGCAGCCAAGTTTTAAGGAATTGTCGCGTGGGATTTTCAATAAGAGGCGGGATGATCAG ttgaAGCTGAGGAATATATCTCCAacagaatttgagaaaacaacACTTGGTTTGCCCGAATCAGTTGAAATTGAGAGGGTTAACGAGGTAGCATCTGGAGATGGTGCTGAAGTTCATATTAGTGATGAAGACGTTATCAGTGCACTTCCTCTAGCAAGTTGGAAGCTGCCTAAAACCAAACCTGACCCCCCCTTGAAAAATGTTAACTGGAGGACCGAGTTCAAAAGACTGTCGGACGGACAGTCGGAGTTGAAGAGTGAGATTCAGATG CTCAACAAGGAGTTTGCATCGCTCAAGGACTGCATGACGGCATCctttgcaaatatttttaaagccATCGAGTCTCTGTCgaagaaacaaggagaaaagaCTGCTTACGAG ttTGAACAGCTTGATGAAGGAAATGACCCCCATGACAGACATGGCGATAGCGATTCTAGTGAGTTCAGTGCTAGTGAAGGGCAAGAGAATGGCAAGGACTCTATGGGTGACAAGGACAATAATGAGAAAGCGAATGAAG GTGCTATGGGTGATGTGGAGAAAGCGAATGAAGGTGCTATGGGTGATGTTGATAAAGCGAATGAAGTTGCTATGGGTGATGTTGATAAAGCGAATGAAGATAAAGCGAATGAAGTTGCTATGGGTGATGTTGATAAAGCGAATGAAGGTGCTATGGGTGATGTTGAGAAAGCGAATGAAGTTGCTATGGGTGACAAGGAAAATAATGAGAAAGCGAATGAAGGTGCTATGGGTGATGTTGAGGAAGCGAATGAAGGTGCTAGGGATGATGTCGAGAAAGCGAATGAAGTTGCTATGGGTGATGTTGAGAAAGCGAATGAAGGTGCTATGGGTGATGTTGAGAAAGCGAATGAAGTTGCTATGGGTGACagggaaaataatgaaaaagcAAATGAAGGTGCTATGGGTGATGTTGAGGACGTGAATGAAGGTGCTAGGGATGATGTCGAGAAAGCGAATGACGTTGCTATGGGTGATGTTGAGAAAGCGAATGAAG TTGCTATGGGTGACAAGGAAAATAATGAGAAAGAGAATGAAGGTGCTATGGGTGATGTTGAGAAAGCGAATGAAG GTGCTATGGGTGACATGAGCAATAATGAGAAAGCGAATGAAGGTGCTATGGGTGATGTTGAGAAAGCGAATGAAGGTGCTACCGGTGATGTTGAGGTGGGGGAGACACCTGGAGATCCTGTGGAGGAGGTCGAAAGGATGGACGTATCCAAGTCTCAGATTCTTCCAGATACATGTGAGGTGTCAGATCACATCACACCGGAACAGTTGACAAAACCAAGCCATCCCGAACCAGTTCCTGAAAACCAAGGTGACACCGGTGTTGAAGATTCTTCCAAGAGGTCGAGcaatattgttgataatgttgaTTATAGTTTGTTGACCGAGTTTGATAAGTGGGTTGGTGAAGGGATGAAGAAACAAAGCTAG
- the LOC132050561 gene encoding uncharacterized protein LOC132050561 isoform X19: MENSPNSDDSKKVQISSDRRTRSQTLAVRKEPKKTLSLFLKKNKVYGKNHVKKSKKRKRLKNSSNLGVVVAKRRKVYDEEKEKSEDLEIGDFYVKPKKRYNPRVGAHTNVDIVNLLNEKLDAKQIQMFRETCFGHFLDLPHVVVQHQLIHHLLLKEVVEEEEDALWISIKDVSLRFGLVEFGLITGLKCTGDADKCYDSDGAGRLVDTYFSDFSELTRVPKQSLIDCFLKKRWKSDEDAVKIAVLYFIHTFLFSTVNRKQISRDEIELVESGAYETYPWGKVVFKATLESMKGKLQGKPSMYRLGGLPLAFQCWFYECCPYVNNKIAFRIDDKVPRILSWKVTKQPSFKELSRGIFNKRRDDQLKLRNISPTEFEKTTLGLPESVEIERVNEVASGDGAEVHISDEDVISALPLASWKLPKTKPDPPLKNVNWRTEFKRLSDGQSELKSEIQMLNKEFASLKDCMTASFANIFKAIESLSKKQGEKTAYEFEQLDEGNDPHDRHGDSDSSEFSASEGQENGKDSMGDKDNNEKANEVAMGDVDKANEGAMGDVEKANEVAMGDKENNEKANEGAMGDVEEANEGARDDVEKANEVAMGDVEKANEGAMGDVEKANEVAMGDRENNEKANEGAMGDVEDVNEGARDDVEKANDVAMGDVEKANEGTMGDVEKTNEVAMGDKENNEKENEGAMGDVEKANEGARDDVEKANGVAMGDVEKANEGAMGDQENNEKANEGAMGDVEKANEGAMGDVEKANEGARHDVEKANEGAMGDMSNNEKANEGAMGDVEKANEGATGDVEVGETPGDPVEEVERMDVSKSQILPDTCEVSDHITPEQLTKPSHPEPVPENQGDTGVEDSSKRSSNIVDNVDYSLLTEFDKWVGEGMKKQS, encoded by the exons ATGGAGAATTCACCTAATTCTGATGATTCAAAAAAAGTACAAATTTCAAGTGATAGAAGAACTCGATCTCAAACACTTGCTGTTCGAAAAGAACCCAAAAAAACCCTAAGtttgttcttgaaaaaaaacaaagtatatggaaaaaatcatgtgaaaaaaagtaaaaagaggAAAAGGTTAAAGAATAGTAGTaatttgggtgttgttgttgctaAAAGGAGAAAAGTTTATGatgaagagaaggagaaaagcGAAGATTTGGAG ATTGGCGATTTTTATGTTAAACCAAAGAAGCGTTACAACCCAAGGGTTGGGGCACACACTAATGTTGATATCGTTAACTTGTTAAATGAGAAGTTGGACGCTAAGCAGATTCAGATGTTCAGGGAAACCTGCTTCGGGCATTTTCTTGATTTGCCCCATGTAGTGGTTCAGCATCAGTTGATACACCACCTATTGCTGAAGGAGGTGGTTGAGGAGGAAGAGGATGCGTTGTGGATATCAATTAAAGATGTCAGTCTGCGTTTTGGGCTTGTTGAGTTTGGTCTTATCACCGGGTTAAAGTGTACTGGCGATGCTGATAAATGCTATGATTCCGATGGAGCAGGCCGGTTAGTTGATACGTACTTTTCTGACTTTTCGGAGCTTACCAGGGTACCTAAGCAATCCTTAATTGACTGCTTCCTTAAAAAGAGATGGAAATCTGATGAGGATGCAGTCAAGATTGCTGTCCTATATTTCATACACACATTTTTGTTCTCCACTGTGAATCGTAAACAGATCTCGAGGGATGAAATTGAGCTTGTTGAGAGCGGTGCGTATGAAACGTATCCTTGGGGGAAAGTTGTCTTTAAAGCCACGCTGGAGTCTATGAAGGGTAAGTTGCAGGGGAAGCCTTCGATGTACAGGCTTGGTGGATTACCATTGGCATTCCAGTGTTGGTTTTATGAGTGTTGCCCTTATGTTAATAATAAGATTGCTTTCCGAATTGATGACAAAGTGCCCCGCATACTTAGTTGGAAAGTTACAAAGCAGCCAAGTTTTAAGGAATTGTCGCGTGGGATTTTCAATAAGAGGCGGGATGATCAG ttgaAGCTGAGGAATATATCTCCAacagaatttgagaaaacaacACTTGGTTTGCCCGAATCAGTTGAAATTGAGAGGGTTAACGAGGTAGCATCTGGAGATGGTGCTGAAGTTCATATTAGTGATGAAGACGTTATCAGTGCACTTCCTCTAGCAAGTTGGAAGCTGCCTAAAACCAAACCTGACCCCCCCTTGAAAAATGTTAACTGGAGGACCGAGTTCAAAAGACTGTCGGACGGACAGTCGGAGTTGAAGAGTGAGATTCAGATG CTCAACAAGGAGTTTGCATCGCTCAAGGACTGCATGACGGCATCctttgcaaatatttttaaagccATCGAGTCTCTGTCgaagaaacaaggagaaaagaCTGCTTACGAG ttTGAACAGCTTGATGAAGGAAATGACCCCCATGACAGACATGGCGATAGCGATTCTAGTGAGTTCAGTGCTAGTGAAGGGCAAGAGAATGGCAAGGACTCTATGGGTGACAAGGACAATAATGAGAAAGCGAATGAAG TTGCTATGGGTGATGTTGATAAAGCGAATGAAGGTGCTATGGGTGATGTTGAGAAAGCGAATGAAGTTGCTATGGGTGACAAGGAAAATAATGAGAAAGCGAATGAAGGTGCTATGGGTGATGTTGAGGAAGCGAATGAAGGTGCTAGGGATGATGTCGAGAAAGCGAATGAAGTTGCTATGGGTGATGTTGAGAAAGCGAATGAAGGTGCTATGGGTGATGTTGAGAAAGCGAATGAAGTTGCTATGGGTGACagggaaaataatgaaaaagcAAATGAAGGTGCTATGGGTGATGTTGAGGACGTGAATGAAGGTGCTAGGGATGATGTCGAGAAAGCGAATGACGTTGCTATGGGTGATGTTGAGAAAGCGAATGAAGGTACTATGGGTGATGTTGAGAAAACGAATGAAGTTGCTATGGGTGACAAGGAAAATAATGAGAAAGAGAATGAAGGTGCTATGGGTGATGTTGAGAAAGCGAATGAAGGTGCTAGGGATGATGTTGAGAAAGCGAATGGCGTTGCTATGGGTGATGTGGAGAAAGCGAATGAAG GTGCTATGGGTGACCAGGAAAATAATGAGAAAGCGAATGAAGGTGCTATGGGTGATGTTGAGAAAGCGAATGAAGGTGCTATGGGTGATGTCGAGAAAGCGAATGAAGGTGCTAGGCATGATGTTGAGAAAGCGAATGAAGGTGCTATGGGTGACATGAGCAATAATGAGAAAGCGAATGAAGGTGCTATGGGTGATGTTGAGAAAGCGAATGAAGGTGCTACCGGTGATGTTGAGGTGGGGGAGACACCTGGAGATCCTGTGGAGGAGGTCGAAAGGATGGACGTATCCAAGTCTCAGATTCTTCCAGATACATGTGAGGTGTCAGATCACATCACACCGGAACAGTTGACAAAACCAAGCCATCCCGAACCAGTTCCTGAAAACCAAGGTGACACCGGTGTTGAAGATTCTTCCAAGAGGTCGAGcaatattgttgataatgttgaTTATAGTTTGTTGACCGAGTTTGATAAGTGGGTTGGTGAAGGGATGAAGAAACAAAGCTAG